The following is a genomic window from Pseudomonas lurida.
GCCTGGCGTTGCGTTATTCAGGTGTCTGCGTACGCATCATCGAGGTGAGCCTCAAGGCCAAGCCGGCCGAGATGCTGGCACTCTCGCCCAAAGGCACGGTGCCGGTGTTGAGTGTGAATGGCGAGGTGATCGACGAAAGCCTGGCGATCATGCAATGGGCGCTGGCCCAGCACGATCCGGATAATTGGCGGCTGCAGGGTGATCCTTCAGTACTCGCGTTGATCGACGAAAATGACCAGGGCTTCAAGTATCACTTGGATCGATACAAGTACGCCGAACGCTACCCGGAATACCCGATGGAACATTATCGGGCCGAGGGAGAAGTGTTCTTGCAGAAGTTGGAGGGGTTGCTGGCGGACCGCGCCTACTTGCTGGCCCATCATCCGAGCCTGGCGGACATGGCCCTGGCGCCGTTTGTGCGCCAGTTTGCCCATGTGGATCGGGACTGGTTTGCCCGTGCGCCCTACCCTCGGCTGCAGCGCTGGCTGGAAGCGTTTCTGCAATCGCCATTGTTCATCGGGGTGATGGCGAAGACCGCATGACGCGCGCAGTGGTCCTCGAACCGCTCACCGCACTGGCTGCGCAAAAACAGAGCGTTCTTAAAGTCCGGATCAGCCTTCGACCAGGTTCAGCAATCGCTCACGGGCCATATCCGGCTCACCGTCCACCCCTTGCACCGAGGACAGGATGGGGGCGGAATAGAGGAACAGGATTACTGCGGCGAGTCGGAGTGCCATGCTGTCGATTCCAGGGAAAAGGCGTCAATATTTGAGCGTCAAATTTAAACACATGGCAATGTGATATCAATCATTTTTATTCAGCAGACGCACAAACGCCAAACCACTCGAACGAGCCGGGCTTCGTTCCAGTGGTTTGGCGTCTGCTTGAGTGCAGGGTCATTCAACGTTCATTGCTGAGTCTTGTGATCCAGCGCGGCGTAGAAGTTGGCGCTTTGCTGCAGGTATTTCTGGGTGTAGGCGCTGGTGCTGGATTTTTTGCCGGAGACTTCCACGCTGGCCGCAGCTGGCAGCGCGACAGTGGCGGAAACAGCGGAAGCGGCGATGA
Proteins encoded in this region:
- a CDS encoding glutathione S-transferase; the encoded protein is MNETLLYSFRRCPYAMRARLALRYSGVCVRIIEVSLKAKPAEMLALSPKGTVPVLSVNGEVIDESLAIMQWALAQHDPDNWRLQGDPSVLALIDENDQGFKYHLDRYKYAERYPEYPMEHYRAEGEVFLQKLEGLLADRAYLLAHHPSLADMALAPFVRQFAHVDRDWFARAPYPRLQRWLEAFLQSPLFIGVMAKTA